The following proteins are encoded in a genomic region of Oreochromis aureus strain Israel breed Guangdong linkage group 8, ZZ_aureus, whole genome shotgun sequence:
- the LOC116317822 gene encoding integrin alpha-M-like codes for MNWIISATISLLVLNIALGFNIEPVAWKTLRSSAAGFGYQVVQRQSDLLVSAPFEQCSQNGRGKIYICTTSHQSCQNMQFEAPRFAVNMSLGLTMKSDPTTANTVVCGPTIQKDCRSITMYNGVCFQIDSVTTFGSPIPSSLRECPPQVDIAFLLDGSGSVSSPDFQKMTKFVKDLIQSFVLNDAQFSVSQFSTSPWVHFYFKTFSSSGSVETDINEIKQYRGATFTAKAIRHVVNTVFIPKEGMRPSARKVLIVITDGQSNDRTYLDGAVQLAESKNIVRFAIGVGNAFTKTEAKRELHTIASSPSDKYVFQVENFDALEIIRQNLQEKIFSIEGSQSSGETLKMEMSQEGFSAVYVPEGIQMSIVGANQWKGGYVQYTTGGEKLKTYEDVSLEPDSYLGYSMAIAKTQSGSLTMVGAPRYKHRGVVVAVNRQSFENQKIEPFSSQYQTGEYFGAEVCTMDINNDDITDLIFISAPMYMEPDREGRVYVCRLTGLFVECHFDDPLVLRGHAAVKGRFGSSLAVLPDLNSDGFRDLAVGAPLENHGEGSIYIFNGEGGGRISPTYSQRITGSEVESGLKFFGVSISQSSFDQSGDKLPDLAVGSKGKVVLLRSRPIVMVKAEVSFSPNEIPTQNTTCSEPLENTATVCFTMSRVSTVNTAEARINYTLTLDATRKPPNNRAYISGKQQAKSGSVAVNLTSKLCSTVKFFIEACPEDAVSELSNELKFTFDGLPSKKLRPSLAPQAQATAIHPLGFEINCGTDNKCVDNLKVDFNFTRSSEVKVGIDELLNVTVTVENRGENSYNSRVILTYPAGLSYRKFTIQQGRIACNSLDSEDGLSRGRTDCTIDKPIFKSKTKASFIVSYGIDTNSQLERKIFVTVNATSGNQEHATTRELYKKTWVDVKYSIFMTFENSLSYNNFTFGMNDLQKPIQQSVKVTNDIRALNFTVVIRVPVKLGEKDIWADLSSLRIPDCQRGIDEEPPVKVFVPEIQKNKVVDCSVAKCRVFKCSTSMGIRESRTYKISANLSSGWIEQIGLQSARFLLTSTARLEYDENQYIYFSSGSNNNPPVRKIEAEVEVYPQPNFTKEIIGGSLGGLAFLALLTAGLYKAGFFKSKYERMINENEEESPGPGVDAAAKPAE; via the exons GTGTGTGGTCCAACCATTCAAAAGGATTGCAGAAGTATCACCATGTACAATGGTGTGTGCTTTCAGATAGACAGTGTTACTACATTTGGATCTCCCATACCTTCTTCTCTTCGAG AGTGCCCACCACAAGTAGACATTGCCTTTCTGTTGGATGGTTCAGGCAGCGTATCGTCTCCTGATTTTCAAAAAATGACGAAGTTTGTGAAAGATCTAATCCAATCATTTGTCTTAAATGATGCACAG ttttctgtttcccAGTTCTCTACTTCACCATGggttcacttttattttaaaacattttcttcatcTGGATCAGTGGAGACTGACATCAATGAAATCAAGCAATACAGGGGAGCTACCTTCACAGCTAAGGCCATCAGACATGTTGT aAACACTGTTTTCATACCAAAAGAAGGTATGAGACCTAGTGCAAGGAAGGTCTTGATAGTAATTACTGATGGACAATCTAATGACCGGACTTATCTGGATGGTGCAGTACAGCTAGCAGAGAGTAAAAACATTGTTCGATTTGCTATTGGG GTGGGAAATGCATTCACTAAAACTGAAGCAAAACGAGAACTGCACACCATTGCATCATCTCCTTCAGACAAATATGTGTTTCAAGTGGAGAATTTCGACGCACTTGAAATAATAAGACAAAATTTGCAGGAAAAAATTTTCTCCATTGAAG GATCTCAAAGCAGTGGAGAGACACTGAAAATGGAAATGTCTCAAGAGGGATTCAGTGCAGTTTATGTGCCTGAG GGAATTCAGATGTCTATTGTTGGTGCAAACCAGTGGAAGGGAGGCTACGTGCAATACACAACAGGAGGGGAGAAGCTGAAAACATATGAGGATGTGTCTTTGGAGCCTGACAGTTATCTTG GTTACTCCATGGCAATTGCTAAAACCCAAAGTGGCTCACTGACAATGGTTGGTGCTCCAAGATATAAACACAGAGGAGTTGTGGTCGCTGTTAACAGACAAAGCTTTGAAAACCAAAAGATTGAGCCCTTTTCATCACAG TATCAGACTGGTGAATATTTCGGGGCAGAGGTGTGTACCATGGACATAAATAATGATGACATCACTGATCTAATCTTCATATCAGCCCCAATGTACATGGAGCCTGATAGAGAGGGAAGAGTTTATGTTTGCAGATTAACTGGTTTG TTTGTGGAGTGTCATTTTGATGATCCATTAGTACTAAGAGGACATGCAGCTGTCAAAGGAAGGTTCGGCTCTTCTCTTGCTGTACTGCCTGATCTAAACTCAGATGGATTCAGGGATTTGGCAGTTGGAGCACCTTTGGAGAATCATGGTGAAGGCAGCATCTACATATTTaatggtgaaggaggaggaagaatcaGTCCTACTTACTCACAG AGAATTACTGGCTCTGAGGTCGAGTCAGGACTGAAGTTCTTTGGTGTATCAATCAGTCAGTCATCTTTTGACCAGAGTGGTGATAAACTACCTGATTTAGCGGTGGGTTCAAAGGGCAAAGTTGTCTTACTGAG ATCAAGACCTATAGTAATGGTTAAAGCTGAGGTGTCTTTCAGCCCAAACGAAATCCCTACTCAGAATACAACCTGCTCAGAACCACTGGAGAACACAGCTACAGTCTGCTTTACCATGAGCAGAGTGTCTACAGTCAACACAG CTGAAGCAAGGATTAATTATACTTTAACCCTGGATGCCACTCGCAAACCTCCAAACAACCGAgcgtacatcagtgggaaacaACAAGCGAAATCTGGATCAGTTGCTGTGAACTTAACCAGCAAACTGTGTTCAACTGTAAAATTCTTTATTGAG GCCTGTCCAGAAGATGCTGTCAGTGAACTTTCCAATGAGCTCAAATTCACATTTGATGGTTTGCCTTCAAAAAAACTTAGACCAAGTCTCGCCCCACAGGCTCAAGCAACAGCTATTCATCCT TTAGGGTTTGAGATCAACTGCGGCACTGACAACAAATGTGTTGATAACTTAAAAGTGGATTTCAACTTCACCAG ATCCTCAGAGGTTAAAGTGGGCATTGATGAGCTTTTGAAtgtcacagtcacagtggagAACAGAGGAGAAAACTCCTACAACAGTCGTGTTATTCTCACGTACCCAGCTGGACTCTCCTACAGGAAGTTCACCATTCAGCAG GGAAGAATTGCGTGCAACTCGTTGGACAGTGAAGATGGTTTATCACGAGGAAGGACAGACTGCACTATTGACAAACCAATtttcaaaagcaaaacaaag GCTTCCTTCATTGTCTCCTATGGGATTGACACCAATAGTCAACTTGAGAGGAAGATCTTTGTCACTGTGAATGCCACCAG tgGAAATCAGGAGCATGCCACAACAAGGGAACTCTACAAAAAGACATGGGTTGATGTGAAATACAGCATTTTTATGACATTTGAAAA CTCCCTCAGCTacaacaattttacatttgGGATGAACGATTTGCAGAAACCAATCCAACAATCGGTCAAG gTTACAAATGATATCAGAGCGCTTAATTTCACTGTGGTGATCAGGGTTCCAGTGAAGCTTGGTGAAAAAGACATTTGGGCGGATTTAAGCAGTCTAAGG ATTCCAGATTGTCAGAGAGGAATTGATGAAGAACCACCTGTGAAAGTTTTTGTTCCTgagatacaaaaaaataaagttgtg GACTGCTCTGTAGCCAAGTGCAGAGTGTTCAAGTGCAGCACATCCATGGGAATACGGGAGAGTAGGACATACAAAATCTCTGCCAACCTCAGCTCAGGATGGATAGAGCAG attgGACTTCAATCTGCCAGATTCCTCTTGACCAGCACAGCCAGACTGGAGTACGATGAAAACCAGTACATCTACTTTTCATCAGGGTCTAACAATAATCCTCCTGTTCGCAAG ATTGAAGCAGAGGTAGAAGTGTATCCTCAGCCAAATTTCACCAAAGAGATCATTGGAGGATCCCTGGGAGGGCTGGCTTTTCTAGCTTTACTCACTGCTGGCCTGTATAAG GCTGGATTTTTCAAGAGCAAATACGAACGGatgataaatgaaaatgaagaagaGAGTCCAGGTCCAGGGGTCGATGCAGCTGCAAAACCTGCTGAATAA